In Sphingomonas profundi, the sequence GCGGCACGATCCTGACGGAGGCGGGCAATTTCCCGACCGACCTGCACGTCGCGCGGCAGGCGGCGGCGCTGCTCGGCAAGCGCCTGCGCGTGTGCGACACGGCCGATCTGGAGAACGCGATCGATGCCGATACGGCGCTGATTGTGCTGGCGCACGTCCATTATCGCAGCGGCCATCGCCACGACATGGCGGCGATCACCGCGCACGCGGCGGCGCACGGCGCGCGGGTGCTGTGGGATCTCAGCCACAGCGTCGGCGCGGTGCCGCTGGCGCTGGCGGCGGACGGCGTGGAGCTGGCGGTGGGCTGCGGCTACAAATATCTGAACGGCGGGCCGGGCGCGCCGGCCTTTCTCCACGTCGCCGGGCATCTGCACGAGAGGATGCAGTCGCCGATCGCCGGTTGGCTGGGCCACGCCGCCCCGTTCGACTTCGCCGACGCCTACCGCCCCGCGCCGGGCGTGGACCGTTTCCTCGCCGGCACGCCGCCGATGCTGAGCCTGCTCGCGCTGGAAGCGGGCGTCGACCTGATGCTGGCGGCGGACCAGGCGGCGCTGCACGCCAAGGCGCGCGACCTGCACGATCTGTTCGCGGCGGACGTGGCGGCCGAATGCCCGGCGCTCACCCGCATCTCACCCGACGAAGCGGAGCGGCGCGGCAGCCATATCGCCTTCGTCCATTCTGATGCGTTTGCAATCATGCAGGCGCTGATCGCGCGCGGCGTGATCGGCGACTTCCGTTCTCCCGACGTCCTCCGCTTCGGCCTGACGCCGCTTTATTTGCGCCATCGCGACATTCGCGACGCCGTTACTATCCTGTCGGACATCATTACGGGCGAACACTGGCGCGACCCGCGCTTCTTCATCCGCGATCGCGTGACCTGACGCGCGGCAGCCCCGCAGATCGCCGGACTTGACGAGCCTACCCACAACCGCCGCGACCTAGTCGTCACCTATAGGGCCGGCTTGCGCAATGATGATTGCATTGATACGCAACTGTTCTAAAGATGTTACATCGACGGCAAGAAGCGCATCGCTCCTCTCGCCCGCGTTGCCTATCATGAGGCCGAACATGTCCGACGAAACCGCCAGCAGCCCCGAAGACTATCTCGCCCTCACCGCCGATATCGTCTCGGCCCACGTCAGCAACAACCGTGTCGCGGTGGGCGAACTGCCGGACCTGATCGCCTCCGTCCACGCAGCACTCGCCGGACTGGGTGAGGCGCCGGCCGAGGCGGAGCCGCCGAAGCAGGAGCCGGCCGTGTCGGTGCGTGCCTCGATCCGGCCCGACTACATCGTCTGCCTGGAAGACGGCGCCAAGCTGAAGATGCTGAAACGCTATCTGCGCACCAATTTCGACATGAGCCCGGACGAGTATCGCAAGAAATGGGGCCTGCCGTCCGACTATCCGATGGTCGCGCCCAATTATGCGGAGAAGCGCCGCGGCCTCGCCCACGCGATCGGCCTCGGCCGCAAGACGAAGGCCGAGCCGGAAGCGGAGCCCGTCGTCGAGGCGGAGGAGGCGCCGTCGCCCAAGGCCAAGCGCGGGCGCCCGCGCAAGGCGGCCACGCCGAAGACGCCGGCCGACACGACGCCCGCCGAAGAGGCTCCGGTCGAAGCGGCTCCGGTCGAGGCGGCTGCCGAGCCGGAAGCCGCCGCCGAGCCCGCGCCGGCCAAGCCCGCCCGCAAGCCACGCGCGCGCAAGCCGAAGGCGGAAGAGGCGGCGACCGACGCCTGATCGCCGGTGGCGACGCCCGATCCGCGTCGCCACGCGCCGGCGACCGCGCGCAACGCCGCGCCGATCCTGGCGGTGCTGCATGACATCCTGCCGCCAGCCGGCCTCGTGCTGGAGGTGGCGAGCGGCAGCGGCGAGCACGTGATCCGCTTCGCCGCCGCGCTGCCGACGCTGGACTGGCAACCGAGCGATTCCTCCGCCGACGCCCGCGCCTCAATCGCGGCGTGGACGGCGGAGGCGGCGCCGGCCAACATCCGCCCGCCGCTCGCGCTCGACGCCGCCCGCGCGGACTGGCCGATCGACCGGGCGGATGCCGTGCTCTGCATCAACATGGTCCATATCAGCCCGTGGGCGGCCACCGTCGGGCTGATGCGCGGCGCGGCGCGGGTGCTGGCCGCCGGCGCGCCGCTCCTGCTCTACGGCCCCTATCGCGTCGCCGGCCAGCCGACCGCGCCGAGCAACGAGGCGTTCGACGAGAGCCTGCGCCGCACGGACCCGGCCTGGGGGCTGCGCGATCTGGACACCGTCACCGCGTGCGCCGCCGAACACGGCCTATCGCGCGAGGCGGTGATCGCGATGCCGGCCAACAACCTCTCGCTCGTCTTCCGCCGCCTTTAGCTCAGGCGGGCGGCGGGACGAACGGCGCGCCCGCCGCCTCGTGCGCGATCGCCGCGAGCAGCCACTCGCGCAGGCGGCGCACCTTCGGCGTGGCGGCGTGGCGTTCGGGATAGACGAGATAGTAGCTCGTATCGTCATAGGCCGGCGTCTCGGCGAGCGGCACCAGCCAGCCCTCGCGCAGCTCGCGCCGCCAGAACAGGGGCGTCAGCAGCGCCACGCCCTGATCGGCCATCGCCGCCTTCCCCTCGTCGGCCTGCACCTCCAGCCCCAGCCCGGCGCGGCCGGGCACGTGCCGCACATCCGGCACGGCATGGGCGAACCAGTGCCGCCACCACGCCTGTTCCGGGCTGATGAGCGGCACGCGCAGCAGCGCCTCAGGCGAGCCGAGCGCGCCGTGGCGGGCGCGAAACGCCGGGCTGCACATCGGCAGGAAATGCTGGCGAAACAGGAAGTGGCAGCGCAGGCCAGCCCAGCAGCCGGCGCCGCTGCGGATGGCGACATCCACTTCCTCCCGCGCGAAATCGACGAGCGCGTGCGTGCTCTGCACCCGTACCGCCATGTCGGGATGGCCCACCTGGAACTCGCCCAGACGCGGCGCCAGCCAGTTGGAGGCGAAGGTCTGGCCGCTGCTGATCGTCAGCACGTCCTCGCTCTGCCGCCGCGCGATCGAGAAGGCGTCGTCGATGGTGTCGAACGCCTGCGCCACCAGCGGCCCGGCCAGCCGCCCGGCCTCGGTGAGCGTCACGCGCTTCTTCTCGCGGTGGAACAGGGCTAGGCCCAGCCGCTCCTCCAGCACGCGGATCTGATAGCTGACCGCCGCCTGCGTCATGCCGAGCTCGGCTGCGGCGGCGGTGAAGTTCAGGTGCCGCGCCGCCGCCTCGAACACGCGGACGGCGGCGAGAGGGGGTAGGCGGCGCATGAGGGATGATAAGGTCAGCTTGTGAAGTCGGTCCAGCCTTTCGTTGGCGGCGGCGCGCGCTTTGGCCCATCTCGTCCCCACCGCCACCCGCAGGAGACGAACGATGGGAACGATCGACCGCTATGACGACCGCGCCGCCGTGCGTGCCGCTCTGGGCTTCCGCCCGCTCGCCACGCTCAACGCCTTTGTCGCGTGGTGGGGGCAGCACCGCGCGTGGCCGGCGAACGAGCCCGCCCGCATCCCGCCGGAGAGCGCGCGGGCGGCGGCACCGGCGCGCTGCCGCTAGCGCGGTCTGCCGGCAGGTGGAGCCACCTGCCGGCCCGGAAGCCGCGACAGACAAACCCGATCGTGAGACTCTGGCTCGCCTCCCGCTCCGCAGTCGCCGCCCGCGCGGGATCAGAACGCCGCCGTCGCCGCGCCGCCCATCATGCGCTGGCGCAGCAGCGGGATCGGCGGGCCGCCATAGCCCAGGAACGTATCGTGGAACGCCTTCCACGCCGCGCGGCCGCCGCGGCTGGCGGTCCAGTCGTCGCGCAGCTTCTGGATCATCAGCTTGCCCAGCGTATAGTTCAGATAGGCCGGATCGTAGGTGCCGCGCGCGGACTGCTGGTTCGCATTGCCCTCATCCTGATAGCATTGTTCGAGGAACATGGCTTTCGACTGCGCCTGCGTCATCCCCCGCGCATGCAGGCCGATCGCGGAGAGGAAGCGGCAGTCGCGCAGCAGCGCCTCCGATAGCTGGCCGACATGCGTCGCAGGGTCGCCGTTACGCAGTCCGGCATCCCACATCATCTGCTCGCTATAATGCGCCCAACCCTCGGCAAAGGCATAGCCGACGAACACGCGACCGAAGATCGACTTGGACCGGTTGGCGTGAAGAAATTGGAGGAAGTGACCGGGCATCACCTCATGCAGGGATGTGAACAGCAGCACCGGCTCGCCCGGAATATAGGCGTTCTGCACCGCCTTGGTCCACGCCGGATCGGGCGGCGAGATGTAGTAGACAGACGGGATGCCCTTCTCATACGGCCCGGCCGGATCGATATAGGCGCTGTTCTGGCGATTGTAGGGTGGCGATTCCTCCACCAGCGCCTGCTCGGTGCCGGGGATCGTCACCAGATCCTTGGCCAGCACGAAGGCGCGCAGTTCCGGTATCTGTCGGCGTGCGGTGGCCACCGGGCCGCCGGCGCCCTTCACCGCGTTCATCCTGTCCACGCAGGCCTGCATCGTGGCGCCCGGCGCATAGGATGCGCAGGCCGCCTTCAGCGCATCCTGGTTGCGCTTCAGATCGGCGCGGCCCACCGCCTCCAGCCGGTCGAGCGGCGTGTCCACCGCCTCGGTCGCCAGCAGCATGCGCGAGAATCTCTCCGGCCCCAGCGCGAAATCCTGCGTCGCCGTGGCGCGGTTGCTCTCCAGCCAGTCGGCCAGCCCCTTCATCGCCCGCGACGCGGCAACGGTGGCGGCGGTGAAGTCTGCCTGCAGCGCGGCATCCTTCACGTCGGCGAAGGCGGCTTTCGCGTCGCCGACATAATAGTCCGCGAAGCCCTGGAAGCCCGCCTTGCCATAGTCGATGAAGCTCAGCGGCATCGGCGTCTTCAGGTTCGCGCGGATCTGCGCGGCGGCCGCCGGCACGCGTCTGGCATAAGCGATGAAGGCCTTCATCCGCGTCGCCTTGTCCGCATAGGGTCGCGCGATGTAGACGTTCGGGTCGAGCCCGTTGCCGATATAGTAAGCCGGGTTGCGGTGCGGCTGATCGGCATCCTCCAGCCAGAACAGCCGGCCCTCGGCCACCTTCACCAGATAGTCGCGCTCCAGCCGCTGGTCCGGGTTCAGCGCGGCATCGGGAAAGGTCTTCGCCTTCGCGATGGCGGCGCGCAGATAGTCTCCGGTCGCCTTCAGCCCGGCGTCGCTCCAGTCCGGCAGCCGCCCGTCGAAGTCGTGGCGGCCCTGATAGACGGCGAACGAGGGATCATGCCCGAAATAGCCGGTCAGGAAGCTGTCGACGAAGGCGGCGAAGCCCGCGTCGGCGGCGGCCGCCGCGGTCGCCTTGCTCGCCATGGTCGGTGCCGCCGCCCCGGCGCCGATGCTGCTGCCGGCCAGCGCGACCATCGCGGCCACGGGCAGGATGCCAAATCCCCTTTTCATCATGCGACTTCCTTTTTCTCGATTGGCGCCAGCTTGCTGCCGCCGATCGGGCAGGTCAACCGGCCGACCGGCCGAGCAGGCTGTGCCGCCGCCCATAGGCCAGGTAGACGATCAGCCCCGCCGCGTTCCACAGCAGGCACCACAGCAGCGTCTTCGTCGGCAGGCTGGCGAACAGGTACAGGCAGCCCAGTATCGCGCCGAGCCCGACGAGCGTGCCCAGCGGAGCGCGGAACGGGCGCGGCGCGTCCGGCGCCCGCCGCCGCAGCACCAGCAGGCACAGGCCGACCGAGGTGAAGGCGATCAGCGTGCCGGCATTGGCGAGCGCCGCGATCTGGTCGATCGGCAGGAAGCCGGCGAGGATCGCCACCAGCACCGCCGTCACGATCGTGATCCGCACCGGCGTGCCGCGGCGCGAGAGGCGGGCGAGGCCGGCCGGCAGGAACCCGTCCCGCGCCATCACGAGGAAGATGCGGCTCTGCCCGTAGAGGAAGCCCAGCAGCACCGTGGGCAGCGCGATCACAGCCGCCACGCCCACGATCCGCGCGACGCCGCCCTGCCCCATCTCGCGCAGGATCAGCGCCAGCGGCTCCGGGCTGTCGGCGAAGCGGGTATAGGGCAGCGCGCCCACGGCGGCGGCGGCCACCAGCACGTACACGGCGGTGCACACCAGCATCGATCCGACGATGCCGATCGCCAGGTCGCGCTCCGGCCGCTTGGTCTCCTCGGCGGCGGTGGCGATCGCATCGAAGCCGTAGAAGGCGAAGAAGATGATCGCCGCCGCCGCCATCACGCCGCGCTCCACCCCGTCCGGCCCCATCGCCTTGGCGAAGCCGTGGGGGCTGAACGGGTGCAGGTTCGCGGCGTCGAACGCCGGCAGCGTCACCGCCACAAATAGCGCGAGCGTCGCGATCTTGATGAGCACCAGCACCGCGTTTAGCCGTGCGCTCTCCTTGGTGCCCAGGGTCAGCACGCCGGCCACCACCGCGATGATGAAGATCGCCGGCAGGTTCACCACGCCGCCCAGCGACGGCCCTTGCATCAGCGCCTGCGGCATGCCGACCGTGGCGAGCAGCGGCGCCGCATAGCCCGACCAGCCGACCGCCACCGTGGAGACGACGAGCGAATATTCCAGCATCAGGCTCCAGCCGACCACCCAGGCGAACACCTCGCCCAGCACGGCGTAGCTGTAGCTGTAGGCGCTGCCCGCCGCCGGCATCATCGTGGCGAGCTCCGCGTAGCAGAGTGCCGCGCAGGCGCAGATCGCCCCGGCGATCGCGAAGGAGACGAGCACCGCCGGCCCCGCCCGGTCCGCCCCCACCCCGATCAGGGTGAGTATGCCGGTGCCGACGATCGCGCCCACGCCCAGCGCCAGCAGATGCGGCCAGGAGAGCGTCGGCACCAGCCCGCGCCCCTCGCCCCGCGCGCCCGCGTCGAACGGCTTGCGCCGCAACAGGCCGCTCACGAGGCGGCCGCCCCGCCGGCCTGCCCGTCGATCCAGCCCTGCACCTGCGCGTCCAGCACGTCGAGCGGCACGGCCCCCTGCCCCAGCACGACATCGTGGAAGCGGCGGAGATCGAATTTCGGGCCGAGCGCCTTCTCGGCCCGCGCGCGCAGCTCGCGGATCTTCAGCTCGCCCAGCTTGTAGGCCAGCGCCTGCCCCGGATTGGCGATGTAGCGGTTCACCTCCGCCTCGATATTGGCGGCGCTCAGCGCGCTGTTGTCGGTCATGAAGGCGATCGCCTGGGCCTTCGTCCAGCCCTTGGCGTGGATGCCGGTATCCACCACCAGCCGGCAGGCGCGCCACATCTCGTAGCTCAGCCGGCCCATGTCCTTCTCGGGCGTGTCGTACAGCCCCATCTCGATGCCCAGCCGCTCGGAATAGAGCCCCCAGCCTTCCACGAAGGCGGTGAAGAAGGCGGCATATTTGCGGAACGGCGGCAGATCCAGCTCCTGCTGCACGCTGATCTGCTGGTGGTGGCCGGGCACCGCCTCGTGCACGGTGAGCGCCGGGATCTCGAAGAAGGGCCGCTGATCCAGCTTCGAGGTGTTGACCCAGTAGGTGCCGGGCAGGCCGCTCTCCAGATTGCCGTCGGTGTAGTAAGCGGTGGTCGTGCCCTCCGCCGTCTCGGCCGGGATCTCGCGCAGCGTGTAGGGCAGGCGCGGCAGATAGCCGAACAGCGACGGCATCTTGCCGTCGATGATCTTGGCGACGCGGGCGTTGGCGCGCATCAGCTCCTCCGGGGTCTTCGCGTAATAGACCGGATCGGTGCGCAGCCTGGCGATGAACGCCGCCCGGCTCGGATAGCCGGCCTTGGCCGCCAGCGCGTCCATCTCGCCGCGGATGCGCGCCACCTCGCTCAGCCCCAGCGCGTGGATCTGGTCGGGCGTCAGCGTCGTCGTGGTCTGCTGCCGCACGCGGAAGGCGTAGTAAGCGGCGCCGCCCGGCTCGGCCGAGGCCGCCGGCGATTTCGCGCATTTCGGCGCATAGTCCCGCGTGTAGAAGGCCAGGAAGGCGGTGTTGGCGGGGTTCAGCGATCCGGTGATCGCCGCCCGCGCACGCGCCTGCAGCGCGCTCCACTCGGCCGCGGTCGCATCCGCCGGCCGGGCGCGGGTGAACGGCTCATAGGCGCGGGCCTTCGTCGGGTCGGTGACGATCAGGCCCGATATCGTCTTCTCGAACCCGGCCATCGCCTCGCACGGCAGGGTGTAGCCGCCCGCCACCGCCGCCTTCGTCACGGCGATCATCTCCGCATTCACCGCCGGATATTTCTCGTACCGGGTGACGAGGCTGACATAATCGGCCTTGGTGAGCAGCGGCACGTAATCGCCCAGGCTGGCGACATCCTGGTGCGGGCCGTTGCGGTTGGTGAACAGCATCATCCGCTGGCCGAAACCGTTCGCCTCCACCTGCTCGCTCAGCAGACGCCGCAGGATCGCCTTGTTGCCGCGCTGGGCAGGGGTGAGGCTGGCGTCCGGTATGGCATCCAGCCGCGCGACGAAGCCCTTGGCCTCCGCCGCCCGCCGGTCCATCCCCGCGAGCGACAGGTCGTCGAGCTGGTCGTCGTAGCGCCGCTCGCCCAGCCGCGTCGCCATCACCGGATTGTTCTTTAGATACCAGGCCCAGTGCCGCTCGATCAGCCGGTTCAGGTCATCGGCGGGCGTGGCGGCGGCGGGCGCCGCGACGGCAAGAAGCAGGGCGGCAAGGGCCAGGCGCATGATCGATCTTCCCTTTTTGTATTCCGATCCTGGCGAGCCTAGATCGGGCAGGAGAACGATGCCAGTCCCCGGCGGCGGGCGAGGGGCGGCCGCGCCGGGGGTGGTGGGCTCGCCGGGATTCGAACCCGGGACCTACAGATTAAAAGTCCGTTGCTCTACCGACTGAGCTACGAGCCCGCACCAGCGTGGGTCCGCTCCCTATGGGCGGGCGCCGGTGCGGTCAACCGATTGCGCTCAGAAGCTCGCCCGCGCGGTGATGCGGAAGTCGCGGCCCGCCAGCGGCGCGAAATCCTTGAGGAAGGAGGCGTGGCGCCGGGCGTTCACGTCGAAGATGTTGTTGGCCGAGAAGGCGAAGCTCAGCGGCCGCTCCGCGCCCCATGGCCGCAGCGCGATCGTGGCGTTGACTAGGGTGAAGCCGTCCGTCTCCGTCTCCAGGGCGGAGAGGCGATTCTGGTCGTCGGTCCACTCCACCTCCACCCGCCCGTCGATCTTCGGGCTGGTCGCGCCGATGCCGCCGAGCAGCCGCAGCGGCGGGATGCGCGGCGCCGGACCGACGCTCTTGATCTGGGCGTGGACGTAATCGGCCAGGCCGTCCGCCCGCAGCGTCACCGCGCCGACCTTCGCGAGATCGAGCGAGCCCTGCGCCTCGAAGCCGTAGTAGCGCGCGTCGGCCTGTCGCCCCTGATAGACGGGCAGGCCGTCCTCGATCGCGCCCGTTCGGTCCTCGTAGATGAAGTTCGAGAACCAGTTGTGGTAGGCCGACGCCTCGAACGTGTAGCCGTCGCCGCGCCCACGCAGCACCGCCTCCACCCCGTAGGAGCGTTCCTTGCGGAAATCGGGATCGCCGATCTCGAAGGCCTCGGTGCCCGCGTGCGGCCCGTTGGCGAACAGCTCCTCGGCCGATGGCGCCCGCTCGGTGCGGGAGAGGTTCACGCCCAGCCGCCACTGCCCGCCCAGGCCGTAGGATGCGCCGGCGGAGGCGGAGAAGGCGTCGAAGCTGCGCCGCGTGTCGGCGAACTGCGGCTGGTCCACCGTCGGCTT encodes:
- a CDS encoding amino acid permease yields the protein MSGLLRRKPFDAGARGEGRGLVPTLSWPHLLALGVGAIVGTGILTLIGVGADRAGPAVLVSFAIAGAICACAALCYAELATMMPAAGSAYSYSYAVLGEVFAWVVGWSLMLEYSLVVSTVAVGWSGYAAPLLATVGMPQALMQGPSLGGVVNLPAIFIIAVVAGVLTLGTKESARLNAVLVLIKIATLALFVAVTLPAFDAANLHPFSPHGFAKAMGPDGVERGVMAAAAIIFFAFYGFDAIATAAEETKRPERDLAIGIVGSMLVCTAVYVLVAAAAVGALPYTRFADSPEPLALILREMGQGGVARIVGVAAVIALPTVLLGFLYGQSRIFLVMARDGFLPAGLARLSRRGTPVRITIVTAVLVAILAGFLPIDQIAALANAGTLIAFTSVGLCLLVLRRRAPDAPRPFRAPLGTLVGLGAILGCLYLFASLPTKTLLWCLLWNAAGLIVYLAYGRRHSLLGRSAG
- a CDS encoding MucR family transcriptional regulator, whose translation is MSDETASSPEDYLALTADIVSAHVSNNRVAVGELPDLIASVHAALAGLGEAPAEAEPPKQEPAVSVRASIRPDYIVCLEDGAKLKMLKRYLRTNFDMSPDEYRKKWGLPSDYPMVAPNYAEKRRGLAHAIGLGRKTKAEPEAEPVVEAEEAPSPKAKRGRPRKAATPKTPADTTPAEEAPVEAAPVEAAAEPEAAAEPAPAKPARKPRARKPKAEEAATDA
- a CDS encoding DUF938 domain-containing protein is translated as MATPDPRRHAPATARNAAPILAVLHDILPPAGLVLEVASGSGEHVIRFAAALPTLDWQPSDSSADARASIAAWTAEAAPANIRPPLALDAARADWPIDRADAVLCINMVHISPWAATVGLMRGAARVLAAGAPLLLYGPYRVAGQPTAPSNEAFDESLRRTDPAWGLRDLDTVTACAAEHGLSREAVIAMPANNLSLVFRRL
- a CDS encoding DUF885 domain-containing protein, with product MRLALAALLLAVAAPAAATPADDLNRLIERHWAWYLKNNPVMATRLGERRYDDQLDDLSLAGMDRRAAEAKGFVARLDAIPDASLTPAQRGNKAILRRLLSEQVEANGFGQRMMLFTNRNGPHQDVASLGDYVPLLTKADYVSLVTRYEKYPAVNAEMIAVTKAAVAGGYTLPCEAMAGFEKTISGLIVTDPTKARAYEPFTRARPADATAAEWSALQARARAAITGSLNPANTAFLAFYTRDYAPKCAKSPAASAEPGGAAYYAFRVRQQTTTTLTPDQIHALGLSEVARIRGEMDALAAKAGYPSRAAFIARLRTDPVYYAKTPEELMRANARVAKIIDGKMPSLFGYLPRLPYTLREIPAETAEGTTTAYYTDGNLESGLPGTYWVNTSKLDQRPFFEIPALTVHEAVPGHHQQISVQQELDLPPFRKYAAFFTAFVEGWGLYSERLGIEMGLYDTPEKDMGRLSYEMWRACRLVVDTGIHAKGWTKAQAIAFMTDNSALSAANIEAEVNRYIANPGQALAYKLGELKIRELRARAEKALGPKFDLRRFHDVVLGQGAVPLDVLDAQVQGWIDGQAGGAAAS
- a CDS encoding LysR substrate-binding domain-containing protein; this translates as MRRLPPLAAVRVFEAAARHLNFTAAAAELGMTQAAVSYQIRVLEERLGLALFHREKKRVTLTEAGRLAGPLVAQAFDTIDDAFSIARRQSEDVLTISSGQTFASNWLAPRLGEFQVGHPDMAVRVQSTHALVDFAREEVDVAIRSGAGCWAGLRCHFLFRQHFLPMCSPAFRARHGALGSPEALLRVPLISPEQAWWRHWFAHAVPDVRHVPGRAGLGLEVQADEGKAAMADQGVALLTPLFWRRELREGWLVPLAETPAYDDTSYYLVYPERHAATPKVRRLREWLLAAIAHEAAGAPFVPPPA
- a CDS encoding DUF885 domain-containing protein, which codes for MKRGFGILPVAAMVALAGSSIGAGAAAPTMASKATAAAAADAGFAAFVDSFLTGYFGHDPSFAVYQGRHDFDGRLPDWSDAGLKATGDYLRAAIAKAKTFPDAALNPDQRLERDYLVKVAEGRLFWLEDADQPHRNPAYYIGNGLDPNVYIARPYADKATRMKAFIAYARRVPAAAAQIRANLKTPMPLSFIDYGKAGFQGFADYYVGDAKAAFADVKDAALQADFTAATVAASRAMKGLADWLESNRATATQDFALGPERFSRMLLATEAVDTPLDRLEAVGRADLKRNQDALKAACASYAPGATMQACVDRMNAVKGAGGPVATARRQIPELRAFVLAKDLVTIPGTEQALVEESPPYNRQNSAYIDPAGPYEKGIPSVYYISPPDPAWTKAVQNAYIPGEPVLLFTSLHEVMPGHFLQFLHANRSKSIFGRVFVGYAFAEGWAHYSEQMMWDAGLRNGDPATHVGQLSEALLRDCRFLSAIGLHARGMTQAQSKAMFLEQCYQDEGNANQQSARGTYDPAYLNYTLGKLMIQKLRDDWTASRGGRAAWKAFHDTFLGYGGPPIPLLRQRMMGGAATAAF
- the kynU gene encoding kynureninase; translated protein: MARPTPAEIIARDAADPLAAFRDRFALPDGVIYLDGNSLGPLPRATAARMARVIEGEWGTGLIRSWNEHDWIGAPQRIGGKIGRLIGAAPGTVIATDSTSVNLFKLIVAATALSPERGTILTEAGNFPTDLHVARQAAALLGKRLRVCDTADLENAIDADTALIVLAHVHYRSGHRHDMAAITAHAAAHGARVLWDLSHSVGAVPLALAADGVELAVGCGYKYLNGGPGAPAFLHVAGHLHERMQSPIAGWLGHAAPFDFADAYRPAPGVDRFLAGTPPMLSLLALEAGVDLMLAADQAALHAKARDLHDLFAADVAAECPALTRISPDEAERRGSHIAFVHSDAFAIMQALIARGVIGDFRSPDVLRFGLTPLYLRHRDIRDAVTILSDIITGEHWRDPRFFIRDRVT